The following coding sequences are from one Triticum aestivum cultivar Chinese Spring chromosome 5A, IWGSC CS RefSeq v2.1, whole genome shotgun sequence window:
- the LOC123108568 gene encoding uncharacterized protein, giving the protein MEIPDVVLADVLLRVLQPQHLAACRRVCANWRRVIDGHKLLLPHLLPAAPRGIFINYTARDGWSDVGYFSRGILDGTIDTRLGFAPLWNAVIDHCNGLLLCTSEETCFVYNPVTWRSAQLRAPPGAQGANWGIGSAAYLVFDPAVSLHFQVFLLPDQLPEMPEPPVPVKSSPPPFNVGRLFMAGAADGDLWPEVDTDDDDGEDWFMDSQEDETRPHYHSSEHSEVRDAMGLMEWPPLVYVVQVFSSVTGQWSERTFVRKSDPAGTVADMWPDSSSIILDWSPATDWSPRAQSNWRPRRRYTIYWQQFLYIQCRAGFIMRFSVMTEEYQVIQSPRIVSPYNWWEKPITYLGKSKKGVYYTATDYLKLRVWLLTEETEASRGALPVWAMIHNADLEPPLSQLSHENCEEKDKSWILDHEKAVQTEQGYREWDSDNDDRFVSNDEQHDDDDENDDYADGDYMTMSSLDLLGYHPHKEIILLGSREVGNGCAFA; this is encoded by the exons ATGGAGATACcggacgtggtgctcgccgacgttCTCCTACGCGTGCTCCAACCGCAGCACCTCGCCGCGTGCAGACGCGTATGCGCCAACTGGCGCCGTGTCATCGACGGCCACAAGCTGCTTCTCCCGCACCTCCTGCCGGCGGCTCCGCGCGGCATATTCATCAACTACACAGCCAGAGACGGGTGGAGCGACGTCGGCTACTTCTCCCGGGGGATCCTCGACGGTACCATCGACACACGTctcggctttgcgccgctgtggaacgcGGTCATCGACCATTGCAACGGCCTGCTGCTGTGCACGTCTGAAGAAACATGCTTCGTCTACAACCCGGTGACTTGGCGATCGGCGCAGCTGCGAGCTCCCCCCGGCGCCCAAGGGGCCAACTGGGGAATCGGCTCCGCTGCCTACCTCGTGTTTGATCCTGCCGTGTCTCTCCACTTCCAGGTGTTCCTACTCCCTGACCAGCTGCCCGAGATGCCCGAGCCCCCTGTACCTGTCAAGTCGTCACCACCGCCGTTCAATGTGGGAAGGCTCTTCATGGCCGGAGCTGCAGATGGCGATTTGTGGCCCGAGGTCGACACCGACGACGACGACGGAGAGGATTGGTTTATGGATTCACAAGAGGATGAAACACGTCCGCATTATCATTCGAGCGAGCATTCTGAGGTGAGGGACGCAATGGGCCTGATGGAATGGCCACCGCTGGTATACGTGGTGCAGGTCTTCTCATCTGTCACCGGACAGTGGTCGGAGAGGACTTTTGTACGGAAAAGTGACCCAGCAGGGACGGTGGCAGACATGTGGCCGGATTCCTCGTCAATCATTTTGGATTGGTCACCTGCCACGGATTGGTCACCTCGTGCGCAAAGTAATTGGAGACCTCGCCGAAGATACACCATTTATTGGCAGCAATTTCTTTACATCCAATGCCGTGCTGGTTTCATCATGAG ATTCTCAGTTATGACGGAGGAGTATCAAGTGATCCAATCCCCAAGAATTGTTAGCCCGTACAACTGGTGGGAAAAACCGATAACGTATCTAGGCAAGTCAAAGAAAGGGGTGTACTACACCGCAACCGACTACCTCAAACTCCGAGTATGGCTATTGACAGAAGAAACAGAGGCATCTCGTGGGGCACTGCCGGTGTGGGCGATGATTCACAATGCTGACCTCGAGCCTCCGTTGAGCCAACTCTCGCATGAAAATTGTGAAGAGAAGGACAAGTCGTGGATCTTGGATCATGAAAAGGCTGTACAAACAGAACAAGGATACCGAGAGTGGGACTCGGACAATGATGATAGATTTGTTTCTAATGATGAAcaacatgacgatgatgatgaaaatgatgaCTATGCCGATGGCGACTATATGACCATGAGTTCATTGGACTTGCTAGGATACCATCCTCACAAGGAGATTATCCTCTTGGGCAGTCGAGAAGTTGGCAATGGTTGTGCGTTCGCTTAA
- the LOC123108569 gene encoding uncharacterized protein: protein MGHHVRRLVLVLLFAAAAMATSEVETTPPIPDQIVLPPLPSPADIPATPPCLNSITVCGVVYGDPSKLAPCCVAVKKLFKSDPECICNAVGEAQKFAKKWGVNNTVDGLEMFRQCQMPTTSCDPRKPGSENIGNAAHTTRSFGGFQILLVFPLFFMM, encoded by the exons ATGGGGCACCACGTCCGCCGATTAGTCCTGGTGCtcctcttcgccgccgcggccatgGCAACTAGTGAAGTGGAGACGACGCCGCCGATCCCGGACCAGATAGTCCTCCCGCCACTCCCGTCGCCGGCCGACATCCCGGCCACGCCGCCGTGCCTGAACAGTATAACCGTGTGCGGGGTAGTCTACGGGGACCCCTCCAAGCTGGCGCCGTGCTGCGTCGCGGTCAAGAAGCTCTTCAAGAGCGACCCGGAGTGCATCTGCAACGCCGTCGGTGAGGCCCAGAAGTTCGCAAAGAAGTGGGGGGTCAACAACACCGTCGACGGCCTGGAGATGTTCCGCCAGTGCCAGATGCCTACCACCAGCTGCGACCCCCGAAAACCAG GATCAGAAAATATTGGAAATGCGGCCCATACTACGCGATCCTTTGGTGGCTTTCAGATCCTACTTGTCTTCCCATTATTCTTCATGATGTAG